From Pseudomonas sp. stari2, a single genomic window includes:
- a CDS encoding sensor histidine kinase, producing the protein MNMYSKSLPVEESSLRLGSRKQPFNLLRWFSLISMAVIGTVAVALGTVSTRFVIEESVQRDALLTAQFIQAIASAEVRHVSIPNIRTMGDLLDPRQDRDFPDVDPAARASARGEFLDHIEHLPDVILANVYAPDRLVIWSTNPALVNTRIHADEDLDRAFNEKIPVSASYHNVDKGREEQKFVVPPDYIFIENYIPLFDADGKNVTAMVEIYKEPKDLIARMGRGLALIWLATALGGGLIYLGLYWIVRRAAILLAVQQKQLIANETFVALGEMSSAVAHSLRNPLATIRSSAELALEFDAGPAQKNIKDIIGQVDRMSKWVRELLQSLRPLNDEPEPVNLVAALHESLVAFEQQIAKNAVNVVFHPQQTPMVLSQPVQLTQILNSLLANALEAMDKGGTLTITLEPTNNGGVSVMLSDTGKGMNEEQRSMAFRPFFTTKQGGLGVGLVLVKRIMERFGGGVTLHSREGEGTTVRLAFQLIQ; encoded by the coding sequence ATGAACATGTATTCAAAATCGCTACCGGTCGAGGAGAGCAGTCTGCGGCTGGGCTCGCGCAAGCAGCCGTTCAATCTGCTGCGCTGGTTTTCGTTGATCAGCATGGCGGTGATCGGCACGGTGGCCGTGGCGCTCGGCACGGTGTCCACGCGTTTCGTGATCGAGGAAAGCGTGCAGCGTGATGCGTTGCTGACGGCGCAATTCATTCAGGCCATCGCTTCGGCGGAAGTGCGTCACGTCTCGATCCCCAATATCCGCACCATGGGCGACTTGCTGGACCCGCGCCAGGACCGGGACTTTCCCGACGTCGACCCGGCGGCCCGAGCCAGCGCCCGGGGCGAGTTTCTCGATCACATCGAGCATCTGCCGGACGTGATCCTCGCCAACGTTTACGCGCCGGATCGCCTGGTGATCTGGTCGACCAACCCTGCGCTGGTCAACACCCGTATCCATGCCGATGAAGACCTCGATCGTGCGTTCAACGAGAAGATTCCGGTGTCGGCCAGTTACCACAACGTCGACAAGGGCCGTGAAGAACAGAAGTTCGTGGTGCCGCCGGATTACATCTTCATCGAGAACTACATTCCATTGTTCGACGCCGATGGCAAGAACGTCACGGCGATGGTCGAGATCTACAAGGAACCCAAAGACCTGATCGCCCGCATGGGTCGCGGTCTGGCGCTGATCTGGCTGGCCACCGCGCTGGGCGGCGGCCTGATTTATCTGGGGTTGTACTGGATCGTGCGACGGGCGGCGATCCTGCTGGCGGTGCAACAGAAACAACTGATTGCCAATGAAACCTTTGTCGCACTGGGCGAGATGTCCTCGGCGGTGGCGCACAGCCTGCGCAACCCGTTGGCGACCATCCGTTCCAGCGCCGAACTGGCCCTGGAATTCGACGCGGGGCCGGCGCAGAAGAACATCAAGGACATCATCGGTCAGGTCGATCGAATGTCGAAATGGGTGCGCGAACTGCTGCAGTCGCTGCGACCGCTCAATGACGAGCCGGAGCCGGTAAACCTGGTGGCGGCGTTGCACGAAAGTCTGGTCGCGTTCGAACAGCAGATCGCCAAAAATGCGGTAAACGTGGTGTTTCATCCGCAACAAACGCCGATGGTGTTGAGCCAACCGGTGCAACTGACGCAAATCCTCAACAGCCTGCTGGCCAACGCACTGGAGGCCATGGACAAGGGCGGCACGTTGACCATTACCCTCGAACCCACAAACAACGGCGGCGTCAGCGTCATGCTCAGTGACACCGGCAAAGGCATGAACGAAGAACAGCGCAGCATGGCGTTCCGGCCGTTCTTCACCACCAAGCAGGGTGGGCTCGGCGTAGGGCTGGTGCTGGTCAAACGGATCATGGAGCGCTTCGGTGGCGGCGTGACCCTGCACAGCCGCGAAGGTGAGGGCACCACCGTTCGTCTGGCGTTTCAGCTCATTCAGTAA
- a CDS encoding multicopper oxidase domain-containing protein, translating into MDRTTRDPKKLFLLTPLSVFLMLALGNMAGVRASPIDDENQPEASDPSAYYDEPADEPAALNAILTMPEANENSFDLPDGVKGTRNTTRSENILPPTVQTSFNYPTNGKPSPLFGAQPFTQQLVLFEEFGPEKLDPTTPAAPLGFPPAAIGPAPAQDPNSVARSAPPGAALDAFLRQPGLTPFPSQFSNVVDRNPWQSQIELFLNRHIGSSAEGRPPGKGWAHQRWNEFYPQVAYKTVQTGARLNGGLRDSRQMHGYAVGEFGPGGLYHNVAGVPATDGTAKGVDARFHPAMPVQNHNSVWTFDGTLPPKLLMVRYGQPVMMRHYNGLPIDPSANRGFGLHTITTHEHNGHAPAESDGYANAFFFPGQYYDYRWPIQLAGYDSINTKAEDPRAAFPCAPGETLWVNDLQPAKKTCDHGTIKIRGDWRETMSTHWFHDHMLDFTAQNVYKGNAAMMNYYSALDRGNESVNDGVNLRFPSGSALPWGNRDYDVNLVFADKAWDQEGQLWFNPFNTDGFIGDQVLVNWQWKPTLDVRARSYRFRILNGSVSRYFKLALVREIKGTSGEFQGPKNSGVSYSRVPFHMIANDGNIMEHSVPFDGSMDLDADGDKQNHNAILPTQGIAERFDIIVNFSKNGIKPGDKLFFVNLQAQDDGKGPKEVIPLADVLSEKYLAVIKQTSKGPQWDRGDPVVGKVLQLNVKAYTGQDLAMDPAAYEPAKPGKAEGMVMIPLKIHRDNAADKALLANARHRTFTFGRSDGTDEAPWTVKTDGGFGFHMDPRRLNASTKLASGPTDAGTAGFGTLEVWNIKLGGKGWSHPVHVHFEEGIILSRGGKAPPEWEKWARKDVYRIGSEADGLDSVEMAINFREFAGTYMEHCHNTQHEDNSMLLRWDLEKPGQLQLMPTPLPSWDGVRYVNSAALPTFRTGDGFGPQVTVKP; encoded by the coding sequence ATGGACAGAACAACGCGTGACCCCAAAAAGCTGTTTCTTCTGACGCCTTTGAGCGTCTTTCTGATGTTGGCTCTGGGCAATATGGCCGGGGTCCGAGCGAGCCCGATCGACGACGAAAACCAGCCGGAAGCCTCCGACCCGTCGGCATACTATGACGAGCCGGCCGATGAACCGGCGGCCCTCAACGCCATCCTGACCATGCCCGAGGCCAACGAAAATTCTTTCGATCTGCCTGACGGGGTGAAAGGGACGCGCAACACCACGCGTTCGGAAAACATCCTGCCGCCGACCGTGCAGACAAGTTTCAATTACCCCACCAACGGCAAACCGAGCCCGTTGTTTGGCGCGCAGCCGTTCACCCAGCAACTCGTACTGTTCGAAGAGTTCGGCCCGGAAAAACTCGACCCGACCACCCCGGCCGCGCCGCTGGGCTTTCCGCCCGCCGCCATCGGACCGGCACCGGCCCAGGACCCGAACAGCGTTGCCCGCAGCGCCCCCCCTGGTGCCGCGCTGGACGCGTTCCTGCGGCAACCCGGGCTGACGCCGTTCCCGAGCCAGTTCTCCAACGTGGTCGACCGCAACCCGTGGCAGTCGCAAATCGAATTGTTCCTCAACCGTCACATCGGCTCCTCCGCCGAAGGCCGTCCACCGGGAAAAGGCTGGGCTCATCAGCGCTGGAACGAGTTCTACCCGCAAGTCGCCTACAAGACTGTGCAGACCGGCGCGCGTCTGAATGGCGGCCTGCGTGACAGCCGGCAGATGCACGGTTATGCCGTCGGTGAGTTCGGCCCTGGCGGTCTGTACCACAACGTCGCCGGCGTGCCGGCGACGGATGGCACGGCCAAGGGCGTCGATGCACGTTTCCACCCGGCGATGCCGGTGCAAAACCACAACTCGGTGTGGACCTTCGACGGCACGCTGCCGCCAAAACTGCTGATGGTGCGCTACGGGCAACCGGTGATGATGCGTCACTACAACGGCTTGCCGATCGATCCGTCGGCCAACCGTGGTTTCGGCCTGCACACGATCACTACCCACGAGCACAATGGCCACGCGCCGGCGGAAAGCGACGGCTATGCCAACGCGTTTTTCTTCCCCGGTCAGTATTACGACTATCGCTGGCCGATCCAGCTCGCCGGTTACGACAGCATCAACACCAAGGCTGAAGACCCACGCGCGGCGTTCCCGTGCGCGCCGGGGGAAACCCTGTGGGTCAACGACCTGCAGCCTGCGAAAAAGACCTGTGACCACGGCACCATCAAGATTCGTGGCGACTGGCGCGAAACCATGAGCACCCACTGGTTCCACGACCACATGCTCGATTTCACCGCGCAGAACGTCTACAAGGGCAACGCGGCGATGATGAACTACTACAGCGCCCTGGATCGCGGCAACGAATCGGTAAACGACGGGGTGAACCTGCGTTTCCCCAGCGGCAGCGCCTTGCCGTGGGGCAACCGCGACTACGACGTCAACCTGGTGTTCGCCGATAAGGCCTGGGATCAGGAAGGCCAGTTGTGGTTCAACCCGTTCAACACCGACGGATTCATCGGCGATCAGGTGCTGGTCAACTGGCAGTGGAAACCGACCCTCGACGTGCGTGCACGCAGCTATCGGTTCCGCATCCTCAACGGTTCGGTGTCGCGCTACTTCAAGCTCGCGCTGGTACGGGAAATCAAAGGCACCAGCGGTGAATTCCAAGGGCCGAAAAACTCCGGTGTTTCCTACAGCCGCGTGCCGTTCCACATGATTGCCAACGACGGCAACATCATGGAACACAGCGTGCCGTTCGACGGCTCGATGGACCTGGATGCCGACGGCGACAAGCAAAACCACAACGCGATCCTGCCAACTCAAGGCATCGCCGAGCGCTTCGATATCATCGTCAACTTCTCGAAAAACGGCATCAAACCGGGCGACAAGCTGTTCTTCGTCAACCTCCAGGCCCAGGACGACGGCAAAGGCCCGAAAGAGGTGATTCCGTTGGCCGATGTGCTGTCCGAGAAATACCTGGCGGTCATCAAACAAACCAGCAAGGGTCCGCAATGGGATCGCGGCGATCCGGTGGTTGGCAAGGTGTTGCAGCTCAACGTCAAGGCCTACACCGGCCAGGACCTGGCCATGGATCCGGCAGCCTACGAACCGGCCAAACCGGGCAAGGCTGAAGGCATGGTGATGATCCCGCTGAAGATCCACCGCGACAACGCTGCCGACAAGGCGCTGCTGGCCAACGCCCGTCACCGCACCTTCACCTTCGGCCGCAGCGACGGCACCGATGAAGCACCGTGGACGGTCAAGACCGATGGCGGCTTCGGCTTCCACATGGACCCACGCCGGTTGAACGCGTCAACGAAACTGGCCAGCGGCCCGACCGATGCAGGCACTGCCGGATTCGGCACTCTGGAAGTGTGGAACATCAAGCTTGGCGGCAAGGGCTGGAGCCATCCGGTGCACGTGCACTTCGAGGAAGGGATCATCCTCAGCCGTGGCGGCAAGGCCCCGCCTGAGTGGGAAAAGTGGGCGCGAAAGGACGTCTATCGCATCGGCTCCGAAGCCGACGGGCTGGACAGCGTGGAAATGGCGATCAACTTTCGCGAGTTCGCCGGGACGTACATGGAGCACTGCCACAACACTCAGCATGAGGACAACTCGATGCTGCTGCGTTGGGACCTTGAGAAGCCCGGACAACTGCAGTTGATGCCGACGCCGCTGCCGAGCTGGGATGGCGTGCGCTACGTCAACTCCGCCGCACTGCCGACCTTCCGCACGGGCGATGGTTTCGGTCCGCAAGTGACTGTGAAGCCATGA
- a CDS encoding SCO family protein: MSREGADMTQPTPRSRALGMHLILVLVTCLLGSQVLIAHQALPEGASESATPWGGDYFPNTLLTDQDGRQVRFFDDLIKDKVVVINFIFTSCSDSCPLETARLRQVQKLLGDRVGQDIFFYSISIDPLSDTPEVLKAYSQRFKVGPGWKFLTGEFEDVTDLRKKLGLFIEGVDNGRTKDHNLSLIVGNQSTGRWMKASPFENPWILADQLANTLQNWKQPSIEQSYANAPQIRPPSNGEELFRTRCASCHSLGPQDGEGIGMRNIGPDLIGVTRQRDPAWLNRWIREPDRVLAEKDPIALQLFEQYERIPMPNLRLDEQSAQSIIDFLRDETERQHPTTQPLADGALAPTRAAASSETVSRMR, translated from the coding sequence ATGAGCAGGGAGGGAGCCGACATGACACAGCCAACGCCGCGCTCCCGCGCCCTGGGCATGCACTTGATCCTGGTGCTGGTCACCTGCCTGCTCGGCAGTCAGGTGCTCATCGCCCATCAAGCGCTGCCCGAAGGCGCCAGCGAATCCGCCACCCCGTGGGGTGGCGACTATTTCCCCAACACCCTGCTGACCGATCAGGACGGCCGGCAGGTGCGTTTTTTCGATGACCTGATCAAAGACAAAGTGGTGGTGATCAACTTCATCTTCACTTCCTGCAGCGACTCCTGCCCGCTGGAAACCGCACGCCTGCGCCAAGTGCAGAAACTGCTGGGGGACCGGGTCGGCCAGGACATCTTTTTCTACTCGATCAGCATTGATCCTTTGAGCGACACCCCCGAAGTGCTCAAGGCCTATTCACAACGCTTCAAGGTCGGCCCCGGCTGGAAATTCCTCACCGGCGAATTCGAAGACGTCACCGACTTGCGCAAGAAACTCGGGCTGTTCATTGAGGGCGTCGACAACGGTCGCACCAAGGATCACAACCTGAGCCTGATCGTCGGCAATCAGAGCACCGGGCGCTGGATGAAGGCCTCGCCGTTCGAAAATCCGTGGATCCTCGCCGATCAACTGGCCAACACCTTGCAGAACTGGAAGCAGCCGAGCATCGAGCAAAGTTACGCCAATGCGCCGCAGATTCGTCCGCCGAGCAACGGCGAAGAACTGTTCCGCACCCGTTGCGCCTCCTGCCACAGTCTTGGCCCGCAGGACGGTGAAGGCATCGGCATGCGCAACATCGGCCCGGACCTGATCGGCGTGACCCGTCAGCGTGACCCGGCCTGGCTCAACCGCTGGATCCGCGAACCGGATCGGGTACTGGCGGAGAAGGACCCGATCGCACTGCAACTGTTCGAACAATACGAGCGGATTCCGATGCCCAACCTGCGCCTCGACGAACAGTCGGCGCAGTCGATCATCGACTTTCTGCGCGATGAAACCGAGCGCCAGCACCCGACCACGCAGCCCTTGGCTGACGGGGCGTTGGCGCCAACCCGTGCGGCCGCGAGCAGCGAAACGGTGAGCCGTATGCGCTAG
- a CDS encoding ATP-binding protein — protein sequence MQRLEEQQTPAPNVAAAAIKGWGAQFNLLRWFSLASFFIIAAVALGLGYISTRFVVTESVERDALLTAQFVQAIGDAEMRHAGITPLRTMGEMLDPRQDENFPDVDPLAHGAARAEFLDHVEHLPDVLLATVYALDRSVIWSTNPELIGVKFEDDDELDESFEMKVPVSSSYHKIDDEKPEQKLSREPKYLFIENYIPMFNADKSKVIAMVEIYKEPADLVDRIDRGFASIWAATILGGAAIYLGLFWIVRRASTLLHSQQQQLISNETFVALGEMSSAVAHSLRNPLATIRSSAELAQEVASQSAQRNIGDIISQVDRMSRWVRELLVSLRPMSDDGEALELRTAVEDSLGAFEALIRRNGVEVRFNLQDCPPVVSHKVLLTQILNSLFANALEAMPKGGVLSVEIDVPHAGQVCMTVGDTGKGMNAQQQQLVFKPFFTTKQGGLGVGLALVKRIMERFQGSVVLTSREQEGTRVSLNFKVASGGEYGTQHSAGRG from the coding sequence ATGCAACGACTGGAAGAACAACAAACACCGGCGCCAAACGTCGCGGCGGCCGCCATCAAGGGTTGGGGCGCGCAGTTCAATCTGCTGCGCTGGTTCTCGCTGGCGAGTTTTTTCATCATTGCCGCGGTGGCGCTGGGGCTGGGTTATATCTCCACGCGCTTCGTAGTCACCGAAAGCGTCGAACGCGATGCGTTGCTGACGGCGCAATTCGTCCAGGCCATCGGCGATGCGGAAATGCGCCATGCCGGCATCACGCCGCTGCGCACCATGGGGGAAATGCTCGACCCGCGTCAGGACGAAAACTTTCCCGACGTCGATCCGCTGGCCCATGGCGCGGCCCGGGCCGAGTTTCTCGATCACGTCGAACACTTGCCGGATGTGCTGCTGGCGACGGTCTATGCCCTGGATCGGTCGGTGATCTGGTCGACCAACCCGGAACTCATCGGCGTCAAGTTCGAGGACGATGACGAGCTGGACGAGTCGTTCGAAATGAAAGTCCCGGTGTCCTCCAGCTATCACAAGATCGACGACGAGAAACCCGAGCAGAAACTGTCGCGGGAACCCAAGTATCTGTTCATCGAGAACTACATCCCGATGTTCAATGCCGACAAAAGCAAAGTCATCGCCATGGTCGAGATCTACAAGGAACCGGCGGATCTGGTGGATCGCATCGACCGCGGGTTTGCCTCGATCTGGGCGGCGACGATTCTCGGCGGGGCGGCGATTTACCTGGGCCTGTTCTGGATCGTGCGGCGTGCCTCGACCTTGCTGCACAGCCAGCAACAGCAACTGATCAGCAACGAAACCTTCGTTGCGTTGGGGGAGATGTCCTCGGCGGTGGCCCACAGCCTGCGCAATCCGCTGGCAACCATTCGCTCCAGCGCCGAACTGGCTCAGGAAGTGGCCAGCCAGAGCGCCCAGCGCAACATCGGCGACATCATCAGTCAGGTGGACCGCATGTCGCGCTGGGTTCGGGAGTTGCTGGTTTCGCTGCGGCCGATGAGTGACGACGGCGAGGCGCTCGAGCTGCGCACCGCCGTGGAAGATTCCCTCGGCGCGTTCGAGGCGCTGATCCGGCGCAACGGTGTCGAGGTGCGATTCAACCTGCAGGACTGCCCGCCGGTGGTCAGCCACAAGGTGCTGCTGACGCAGATTCTCAATAGCCTGTTCGCCAACGCCCTGGAAGCCATGCCCAAGGGCGGCGTGCTGAGTGTCGAGATTGATGTACCCCACGCCGGCCAGGTCTGCATGACGGTGGGGGACACCGGCAAAGGCATGAACGCGCAGCAGCAACAACTGGTGTTCAAACCATTTTTCACCACCAAGCAGGGCGGCCTCGGGGTTGGCCTGGCACTGGTCAAAAGAATCATGGAGCGTTTTCAGGGCTCGGTCGTGCTGACCAGTCGCGAGCAGGAAGGAACCCGCGTCAGTCTCAACTTTAAAGTGGCATCGGGAGGGGAATATGGAACACAGCATTCTGCTGGTCGAGGATGA
- a CDS encoding sigma-54-dependent transcriptional regulator yields MEHSILLVEDDELLADNIQTYLERKDFEVTVCHSAEDALGQLESFMPDIVLTDNSLPGMSGHDLIQKLRISAPDLKVIMMTGYGNVEDAVVAMKEGAFHYVTKPVALPELKLLLDKALATERMERTLSFYQEREAQKSGVQALIGESEPMLHLKNTIGQLLEAERRMTNGDLPPVLVEGETGTGKELVARALHFDGARSKGPFIEFNCASIPANLVESELFGHEKGAFTDAKDRRVGLVEAADGGTLFLDEIGEMDLVLQAKLLKLLEDRTIRRVGSVKERKVNLRVISATNCNLEQMVQQGKFRRDLFFRLRIISIKVPRLYARGDDALLLARHFLASHGKRYGKPNLHFSQQAEELLLNYTWPGNVRELRNMLEQTVLLAPSDTIAAHQLNVCMSLVDEPSLHQHHEVPHFEPRPASNTESMNLPEVERDMVRKMLDKTDWNVTKSARLLGLSRDMLRYRIEKLGLARPDKRQW; encoded by the coding sequence ATGGAACACAGCATTCTGCTGGTCGAGGATGACGAGCTGTTGGCCGACAATATTCAGACCTACCTGGAGCGCAAAGACTTCGAGGTGACGGTTTGCCATTCGGCTGAAGACGCGCTGGGGCAACTGGAAAGCTTCATGCCGGACATCGTGCTGACCGACAACTCGCTGCCGGGCATGAGCGGTCACGATCTGATCCAGAAGCTGCGCATCAGCGCGCCGGATCTGAAAGTGATCATGATGACCGGTTACGGCAACGTCGAAGATGCGGTGGTCGCGATGAAGGAGGGCGCCTTTCATTACGTCACCAAACCGGTCGCGTTGCCGGAACTCAAGCTGCTGCTGGACAAGGCCCTGGCCACCGAACGGATGGAACGCACGCTGTCGTTTTATCAGGAGCGCGAGGCGCAAAAGTCCGGGGTGCAGGCGCTGATTGGCGAATCAGAGCCGATGTTGCATCTGAAGAACACCATCGGCCAGTTGCTCGAAGCCGAACGCCGGATGACCAACGGCGATCTGCCGCCGGTGCTGGTGGAAGGCGAGACCGGCACCGGCAAGGAACTGGTGGCGCGTGCGCTGCATTTCGACGGTGCGCGCAGCAAAGGCCCGTTCATTGAATTCAACTGCGCGTCGATTCCTGCCAACCTGGTGGAATCGGAGCTGTTCGGCCACGAGAAAGGTGCGTTCACCGATGCCAAGGATCGCCGCGTCGGGCTGGTGGAAGCGGCGGACGGCGGTACGCTGTTTCTCGATGAAATCGGCGAAATGGATCTGGTGCTGCAGGCCAAATTGCTGAAGCTGCTGGAGGACCGAACCATTCGCCGGGTCGGCTCGGTGAAAGAGCGCAAGGTCAACCTGCGGGTGATCAGCGCCACCAACTGCAACCTCGAACAGATGGTGCAGCAGGGCAAGTTTCGCCGCGACCTGTTCTTCCGCCTGCGGATCATCTCGATCAAGGTGCCGCGCCTGTATGCCCGGGGCGATGACGCGTTGTTGCTGGCCCGGCATTTTCTCGCCAGCCACGGCAAGCGCTACGGCAAGCCGAATCTGCATTTCAGCCAGCAGGCCGAAGAGTTGCTGCTCAATTACACCTGGCCGGGCAACGTGCGCGAACTGCGCAACATGCTCGAACAGACCGTGCTGCTGGCACCGAGCGACACCATCGCCGCGCACCAGTTGAACGTGTGCATGAGCCTGGTGGACGAACCGTCGCTGCATCAGCATCACGAGGTGCCGCACTTCGAGCCGCGTCCGGCGAGCAACACCGAGTCGATGAATCTGCCGGAAGTCGAGCGCGACATGGTGCGCAAGATGCTCGACAAGACCGACTGGAACGTCACCAAGTCCGCCCGCTTGTTGGGCCTGAGCCGCGACATGCTGCGCTATCGCATCGAGAAGCTTGGCCTGGCGCGACCGGACAAGCGTCAGTGGTAG
- a CDS encoding class I SAM-dependent methyltransferase: MEVPNNKDAIESNRQAWNDSARHHQVSAEWKALLSEVTQTGFSCLDETLRGLLEQVGVDGKDVVQLCCNNGRESLSLFALGARSVVGVDQSAEFLEQARVLNGRSPHQAEFIEADIHHLPESLRGRFDVALITIGALNWMPDIGEFFRHVASTLKPGGQLVIYETHPFLEMVDPDAEDPFRLATSYFRREPFVQQEPIVYIGKVEQQVAPSYWFVHNLGAIFTAALDAGLGIVHFKEYPHSNREEAYDQYLNREAQMPMCFTWVGVKN; this comes from the coding sequence ATGGAAGTGCCAAACAACAAAGACGCTATCGAAAGCAATCGTCAGGCGTGGAACGATTCGGCCCGTCACCATCAGGTATCGGCTGAGTGGAAGGCCTTGCTGAGCGAGGTCACCCAGACCGGTTTTTCCTGCCTCGACGAAACCCTGCGCGGGTTGCTGGAGCAGGTTGGCGTCGATGGAAAAGACGTCGTGCAACTGTGCTGTAACAACGGCCGCGAGAGCCTCTCGCTGTTCGCGCTGGGTGCGCGCAGTGTCGTCGGGGTCGATCAATCGGCGGAGTTTCTTGAACAGGCCCGTGTGCTGAACGGCCGTTCGCCACACCAGGCCGAATTCATCGAAGCCGATATTCATCACTTGCCCGAATCACTGCGCGGTCGTTTCGACGTGGCGCTGATCACCATCGGCGCCCTCAACTGGATGCCCGACATCGGCGAATTCTTCCGCCACGTCGCCTCGACCCTCAAGCCGGGCGGGCAATTGGTGATCTACGAAACCCACCCGTTCCTGGAAATGGTCGATCCCGACGCCGAGGATCCGTTTCGCCTCGCGACCTCGTACTTTCGCCGCGAGCCGTTCGTGCAGCAGGAACCGATCGTCTACATCGGCAAGGTCGAGCAGCAGGTCGCACCGTCGTACTGGTTCGTGCACAACCTCGGCGCCATCTTCACCGCCGCCCTCGACGCCGGCCTCGGCATCGTGCACTTCAAGGAATACCCGCATTCGAACCGCGAAGAGGCGTATGACCAGTACCTGAACCGCGAGGCGCAGATGCCGATGTGTTTTACGTGGGTGGGGGTGAAAAACTGA
- a CDS encoding N-acetyltransferase family protein, which yields MSVIEKLRERIKQKGLGRTFSTLWKRYVFFHWELLWMERDLISPVPPHKLRPYEGLRKVDITPQNASAFGKHFGDRVQTMAELASEGHTGHMYLDANGHAVAFIWGSTRDYHDRHYYGCNFPVQPGEFFEFGGEMTRAYFGSSLSVDVQVTLWQAMAAQGCHKVVDVCETHNIPALKLHIRMGYHEQGRVTHVYGLFGKWRFFRETRYEGSRLEPLRKPGRPVVTAAAQA from the coding sequence ATGAGCGTCATCGAAAAGCTGCGTGAACGCATCAAGCAAAAAGGCCTGGGCCGCACGTTTTCCACCTTGTGGAAACGCTACGTGTTCTTCCATTGGGAACTGCTGTGGATGGAGCGCGACCTGATCAGCCCGGTGCCGCCACACAAGCTGCGCCCTTACGAAGGCCTGCGCAAAGTCGACATCACGCCACAGAATGCCAGCGCGTTCGGCAAGCATTTCGGTGACCGTGTGCAGACCATGGCCGAACTCGCCAGCGAAGGCCACACCGGGCACATGTACCTGGACGCCAACGGCCACGCAGTGGCCTTCATCTGGGGCAGCACCCGGGATTATCACGACCGTCACTACTACGGCTGCAACTTCCCGGTCCAGCCCGGCGAGTTCTTCGAATTCGGCGGCGAAATGACCCGCGCCTACTTCGGCAGCAGCCTGTCGGTGGACGTACAAGTCACCCTCTGGCAAGCCATGGCCGCCCAGGGTTGCCACAAGGTGGTGGACGTCTGCGAAACCCACAACATCCCGGCGCTGAAGCTGCACATTCGCATGGGCTATCACGAACAGGGCCGCGTCACCCACGTCTATGGGTTGTTTGGAAAGTGGCGGTTCTTCCGCGAGACGCGATATGAGGGTTCGAGACTGGAACCGCTGCGCAAACCGGGGCGGCCGGTGGTGACCGCGGCTGCGCAGGCCTGA
- a CDS encoding ChbG/HpnK family deacetylase yields MPRQVIVNADDFGLSPNENAVIFSAFQAGVISSATAMANMPAFEAACAMARHHLLEGRVGLHFNLTYGRPLSQAILACRTFCDSQGVFDLSLPRHSLWLGRTDREAVQEELQVQWQRCVDHGVRPSHIDSHQHVHNIWPIGEIVARFAAHQGVPVRLARNLGQNLSLPKRLFKGLLNRRLQGLAGVTADYVCTPVDLRNAPAPTDGVLEIVAHPNQLGADFGDAYLQPGESLSRVLERRLPGIPRVSYADLNKDFLRGAAALD; encoded by the coding sequence ATGCCTCGCCAAGTCATAGTCAACGCTGACGATTTCGGCCTGAGCCCGAACGAAAACGCAGTGATCTTCAGCGCGTTCCAGGCCGGGGTCATCAGTTCCGCCACGGCCATGGCCAACATGCCAGCCTTCGAAGCGGCCTGCGCGATGGCTCGTCATCACTTACTGGAAGGTCGGGTCGGCCTGCACTTCAACCTGACGTATGGCCGGCCATTGAGTCAGGCGATTCTCGCTTGTCGCACTTTCTGCGACAGCCAAGGCGTATTCGACCTCAGCCTGCCACGGCACAGCCTGTGGCTCGGCCGAACAGATCGCGAGGCGGTGCAGGAGGAATTACAGGTGCAGTGGCAACGTTGCGTGGATCACGGCGTGCGCCCGAGCCATATCGACTCACATCAGCACGTGCACAACATCTGGCCGATCGGCGAGATCGTCGCGCGCTTCGCCGCTCATCAAGGTGTGCCGGTACGACTGGCACGCAACCTGGGACAGAACCTCAGCCTGCCGAAGCGCCTCTTCAAGGGTTTGCTCAACCGTCGTCTGCAAGGGCTGGCCGGTGTGACGGCGGATTACGTCTGCACCCCGGTGGACCTGCGCAACGCGCCTGCACCGACCGACGGTGTGCTGGAAATCGTCGCCCACCCGAATCAGCTCGGCGCTGATTTCGGTGACGCCTATCTACAACCCGGAGAGTCCCTGAGTCGCGTGCTAGAGCGCCGGCTGCCGGGGATTCCACGGGTTTCCTACGCCGATTTGAACAAGGATTTTCTACGCGGTGCCGCGGCACTCGATTGA